In Cydia amplana chromosome 5, ilCydAmpl1.1, whole genome shotgun sequence, the genomic window actgaaattcaaacctcgataacattttatttttacatatgaaaactgaatggtgtaggtatataagaagtgttccggacgtttgtattttagtttttattttattttgggtagttccatttcataactttgacgataaagaggaaaacccacctcaccccgtagtgcctcgtatttggggtgagaggggttttcatacaaaggtgattttggaagattgttggatctattttttttttattatgcgtattactatagctccattttaaattggaatacattatttttgtagcagtagccttaaaatcccttctcacccccctctcaaaccttctctccccattcataacccacctctccccgcgaaacctactcaccccgttatACGGTACATTGTGTTAATCGCACTGAAGCTACAGGgaaggaaaataataatattcgaTTAATGTCAGCGCGTTGACTAACAGTGTTCATAGggataacattaaaaactgtcgtgTATTGGATACGTACATAATAATTGGTATGTATTAAGAAACTTTTACTTTGTAATTTTGCAAAGCATTTAGCTGGCTTTTTTCCagcattaaataaatacataaatattataggacattcttacacagattgactaagttccACAGTAGGTAagttcaagaaggcttgtgttgtgggtactcagacaacgatatacatatatatacatatataatatacaaatacataactacatagaaaacacccaagactcaggaacaaatatctgtgctcatgtGAGCATTGCATGGTTCTTAGATATATTTTCCCATAATCGGTGCATCCGTTTCATTATGTtggatttgtattttttattaacaatttataacatttaatttcacCAAACTGCGCGTCATTACTGTCACAAATGTCTAAATTCTGGCAGCGACATCAATCCTGACATTTGCAGCTGCAATGCAGTCAGCAGTAATGTCGTGCTGAATCCACACGGAACCACTAAAtatagaagattcactctctaacaaaacgcgtctattacgacaaatatgaccgctaggtggcgcaagcgcgagcaggcgtccgttccttagcggtgcgtggcaactactatggctagacaccaaaagtGTGGGctacatgtacttgtaggtacttgtagcgaggcGACttaatcgcggagtgagccacgccacGGACTctggtttttttaaatgtttgttttaatagtgACGCCGAAGAATGAAGGCGTTTGCTCTGTTGTTCGCGCtcggctgcgcgcgcgccgagctTATGCCGAAGTGCATCTACTCTTCGTGCGTCACGCGTGACTCCAGAGACACCGACGATGGCTGGCTCTTGAAGGAGTATCTCCTTGAAGGTATGATAGATTTTATACTAACGTGAATCGACTAAAATTATTATGTGATTTGGTCAGGGAACTAAGTCGTCGACATAGCACAACGGATTAGCAAGCTGAAGTGGCAGTGCGAATCGGCAAACGTAGCGTAGGACGCCCTCAAACTAGATGGAGCGACAGCCTTTGCAAGGCGACTGGCAAGAGCTGGATCAGAGTTGCCGCAAATCGTGCTCAATGGCGTGCAATAGGAGAGgcctatgtccagcagtggacgagagtaggctgatgatgatgatgttaatGAAATGATttggtttgttttgttttaagtagtcacactattaTTATATCCTCAGTGTCGTCCACTGACCTACATTGAAACGAACGTTTTCAGAACGTGACTTATCTTGAAAGTAACTTCTtaaaacaatgatatttcgcataGATCACTTTCCACTTTTCCCAGGCGCGCATATGTCCATAGCGACTCGATCGGGCCACTACGCCGTACGTTGGTCATGCGGAGGCCTGAACCCAGCCGGCTACCTCGCGCCACGCTTCAGTAAGCCTTACGTCGCCTACGAAGTTGAGCTGGTTGACTGCAACGTTCCTCTCGACTCTTCTTACACTGGTATGTAATAAATCGATATCTCCATGTGTTGTTTTGTTATAACTTATCACATAATTTCATCTCGTACTGCactttcatcatcatcaaattCAAACTCAAGCGTTTTCGCCTAGTTCCTATGTCACTTTCGGTCTGTATTATCAGGTGAGCTCTATTGCATTGTCAGTATTGACCGGTCTTTCATACCTAATCCTACAAAATTTGAGCACAATCGAACATCAGGAATTGGGTCAAAGAATTTACCTAAGACACATAATTTTAACTCTAACATAGGTACTAGCATTGCAAGAAATTAAATGCTCGCGTTAATCGCTCATGTCtaataaaagaaattaaatgcTAAGTAttcaaaataagaataatacTGTCTTCCACAGATCTCTTCAAGAGCCTCAATATAAACAGCAAGTACGCCAAATCCCTCACTATCAATTTAAGCACGACACAACCCCAAATCAGCCAGTGGTTTTCGACAGAtaatctacagaaaattaaaaataaataccaaGCTAGAAGTAACAACTGGCTAACAGCTGCTGCCGACGATTTGCCTAAAAATTCCTTAGAACATTTAACCTTGTGTGGAATCCCAATGACCACTGATCAGTTTATaagtatacataatattataagcTTGACTTTAATTGAAACGGGTCTCGAAGAAGTGATGGATTTGGAAGAATTCTCTAAACTAACACGACTGGAGCTACGAGACCCATATTTGCTGAATGCAGAAAAGTTAAACACTACAAGCATTGAAGAGCTGGTTCTATACGCTCCCGATGCTGGACTAGCCGCCATGCCTCATGTACGCAACGCTACCTTTATAGAAGTCTATGTGATGGGAAGGTTATTCGGGAACTGCAGTAACTTAAAACATCTAGCTTTGATAGATGGGACGCTGTCTGTACTCCCAGATCATTGGTTAGTTGGATGCAGTGCGCTGAAAAGTTTGAAGATAACACAATTGCGGAATCTAATGCAAATACCTGGTGATCTATTGGCTGATACAACGGAGCTGCGATCACTTGATCTGAGCCACAACAGCTTGGAAACCTTGCCTGAGGGTCTGCTGGACAATACCAGAAGCCTGGAGTATCTTGACATTAGTGACAATCATTTGAAGTCCCTCCCTGCGAAGCTCCCGGTTTCGCTTAAAAAATTGTATGCATGTGGCAATTATCATCACTTTCCATTGGCATACcaaaatttaaagtttttggagGAAGGGGGTTGCATATAAATTAAGGTGCAATTTTGATACAACGAAGCTCAAGGGAAAAGCTTTATATTGTGTACTAAATTTAGGAATTGGGATCCGAAATTCATCCCCGACAAATCTAGAGATTTGTTATAGCTATTATAACTGAACCTATCATGTTTAACTTCTTATATTTATTATGCTTCATGATTTGATAACGACTTAGTAACGACGACCTAAATGGAAAACGTTTCggttagtaaaataaatacctaattccAATATGTCTGTTTTTTGGAAACATAAAGATCACATTTAGTTTTTCGAGTTAAGGAAGTAGAAATTGTAGGTAGGTTCTTAATTTCTCTGAAGGGAATTGGTTACTTAGTCTTAATAAGTGTCATGTTTCGATTTATTGAATGTTTGGGCTTTGAAGggaagataataaaaataacattttgctTCGTGTTATGCGTTGTTCTTTTATACAGGCAGGTCATACGAAATCTATCCGGAAAGCGTCCCTGCTtaacgagccggggtttgaacttgCGATCTCCGGTTCGCAAGCACGCCTTGGGTACCCCGAGGCCATCCGCTCTTGCATTGTACATTCGGCGGCAGATAATTTTCCGGGACACACAATAGTGGGCACTAATTGCGGCCGCTCGTTAGacgcaaatttaatttaatgaactGTCCAAATTGCAACCGGTAACGAGGTTAAGAATAGCGGGCCGGAGTTGGTTTGCCACTGGAAAACTAtagaggtaggtacctattaggaaTAAAATGCCTGCGGTCTCAACGAAACCGTGCCCggcaaataattatgtatacaaCCGGCAATAGTGCCTGCAATGCTGTTCTTAGACAACTTATGATATAAATATAAGATTGAGCCTGAAATGCTTATCTGACCTACAGTATGAACAATTGAACATACGCTTGCCATTAGAAAGTTTCGAATAAtatttcgatcatgtttaaatTTGCATCATTAGTGAACTATCGAAAACTCAATAAATCCAATATATATTCCATGTTAAATACCTGGTATTTAATAATAGTTATAAAGAGCCAGTTTTCTCAAGCATCCTCAGATGTAAATGCGAGTGCGGCGGGTGTCCGCCGCCGTGTTATTATAATGCGGTCGGCGTCGACAATCCAATTTACTCCGAGTCCGGCGTAGCATGGCTTACTACAGAATAGTTACTTGTTGGATAAACAGTTCTAGAAAAATGCGAAACGcatttttcattggtggtttaaAATGAGAGCTTTAGTACGATTGTATGGCGACGGCTACGTTTGTTTGACAGTTAAATCGCTATACTTATTCGTAGTAGCTACTCGTACAATAAAAAATGCGTTCCTTCGGACTAGTATCAGAATCCCATGAACCGGGTAAGATCTTAAAGTATAATTGTTTCAGCTGCCACAAATGCGGTCGCTAATGCCGGTCCCTCATTGGCTTATACATCCACGGCAGACGTCGTTCCTCGCTTACAGACGCTGCATAAATCATCTGTCAAGATGTTAAAGGCCGGTGATGATGAGTCAAGTTAGTGCATGTAACGCAAGGTTGTGAACGTTCTTCCCTAAAattcctgcgggctcagcacggttccatttttatcgactatcactatgcccgtcactttcgcacttacatacttgttagaacgtgacaggcatggtgacaaatgataaaaatgtgaccgtgctactagggctggttgtTTGGGAGGTGAATCTCGAAACACTTCCTCATGttcagagcagggatgttgcgaagatcctcatccgcatccgcaaccgcggaacttccgcattattgtcaacatccgcatctgcatccgcatccgcataaaatcgatgcggagtttaatgcggatgcggatgtggaacaggttggtacaggaacgttggcatcggcgtaagtgacgactgctaggtaatttagtcattagccaaaaaaacctattagaaatgagcagtcaagcgtgagtgggacttaaagTCTTAataacggaacccttggaacgcgagtcccactcgcacttggccggttttttttaataaaaattacttaaatgtaataattgatgttttttatgtatctatcttgacatctACATCCGCACccacggatgtgagcctttaaaaatccgtatccgcatccgtggatgtcaaaaaatcggcatccgcaacatccctggttcagagtgaaccttctgtcgTTGTATTCCAAGCAAGACTTGTCACTGAGAGCGTCCGCCGCCGGGCGACATATAATATGCACTCCCTCGGTTAGTTTTCTAGGTATATATTTACGTACTACAACTTTACTTCCAATTATTTCCATCTCCTCATACACATGAATAACTTGCCCCGTGTCCTGTATTCTCAAAGTTATTTTACCTTTCACTAGCATTTCTCCGCGACGTTTTcacgtatcaaaaccagttaaaACCCATTACagattgttaaatctgaattggACAccttaacccattcactgccaAGACCACGTTACgtgtgttcattttgtattggaaattGGCACTGGAAGTTAGATTAAGCTTAATCGTGTATCATAAAAATCTGTAAACTTTTCAATACCTATTTGGCTTTGTAGGTAGGGATTTGACAAAGTCAAGTCATTCCAAGTATACTTTTTAAGTGATCAGAGGAAGGATAAAATTAGGGATCAGCCAGCGTTAATCAAGTTACAAAGTAATCCGGACCCGACACCGATCCGATCCGTGGAAGGATACGAAGGAATATAATTAGATTGTGTAGATTGCAATCGGGATTTAGATCATGTTTCATTCTGTTCGATTGAAATAGATGTTGTTGAAGGGTCTTAcacattttattgtaggtatgctCAATCCGTTATTTCCTGTAGACATTGCAAAGTTGAGAAAATCAAGCTAAGTTTTACGCAATAGACTtttacatactagaacaaattaaattattttcagaaattattttaatttgttgttatttcaagtagaaacactagaATAAATTCGAGtggcaacaggcacctgccgcgatagcagaggacgttggttcgattccagcctggggcactggaggcttgggtcaccttttc contains:
- the LOC134648300 gene encoding protein toll-like, coding for MKAFALLFALGCARAELMPKCIYSSCVTRDSRDTDDGWLLKEYLLEGAHMSIATRSGHYAVRWSCGGLNPAGYLAPRFSKPYVAYEVELVDCNVPLDSSYTDLFKSLNINSKYAKSLTINLSTTQPQISQWFSTDNLQKIKNKYQARSNNWLTAAADDLPKNSLEHLTLCGIPMTTDQFISIHNIISLTLIETGLEEVMDLEEFSKLTRLELRDPYLLNAEKLNTTSIEELVLYAPDAGLAAMPHVRNATFIEVYVMGRLFGNCSNLKHLALIDGTLSVLPDHWLVGCSALKSLKITQLRNLMQIPGDLLADTTELRSLDLSHNSLETLPEGLLDNTRSLEYLDISDNHLKSLPAKLPVSLKKLYACGNYHHFPLAYQNLKFLEEGGCI